Proteins encoded by one window of Paroedura picta isolate Pp20150507F chromosome 11, Ppicta_v3.0, whole genome shotgun sequence:
- the MRPL55 gene encoding large ribosomal subunit protein mL55, producing MMVVSRTFRLLRLEAFLRTLTPPCGLHTSASQWNSNHTSIAYAPRQKFTRTYPVLMVRTDGSTIHIRYKEPRQIMMMPVDINTLSEVERKVRLRRKESSKVKEKEEIPFEDDFKLDDYRKFWKKK from the exons ATGATGGTCGTAAGCAGGACTTTCAG GCTCCTGCGGCTGGAGGCTTTCCTTCGGACCCTGACCCCTCCCTGTGGCCTCCACACCTCTGCCAGCCAGTGGAACTCCAACCACACCTCCATCGCTTATGCTCCGAGGCAGAAGTTCACCAGGACCTACCCAGTCCTGATGGTCAGAACTGATGGCTCTACCATACATATTCGCTACAAAGAGCCGAGGCAGATTATGATG ATGCCAGTTGACATCAACACGCTCTCAGAAGTGGAGAGGAAGGTCCGTCTGCGGAGAAAGGAATCCAGCAAGGTCAAAGAAAAGGAGGAGATCCCGTTTGAAGACGACTTTAAATTGGACGACTACAGGAAATTTTGGAAGAAGAAATGA
- the C11H1orf35 gene encoding multiple myeloma tumor-associated protein 2, with product MFGSSRGGVRGGQDQFNWEDVKTDKQRENYLGNSLMAPVGRWQKGKDLTWYTKEKKNEAAPSRTEELAAIRRAEEEAMLAALGYKNMKKQPTGLSKEDLAEVCKRDGAERDEKSVDRVLGLGSSRSAGSRMVLSREDKEAAKLGLSVFTHHQVVSSPEVSVAKRKPDKVEDAEAIPPEAAKRSRKKEKKKKKKHKKEKKKEKRHKKKTASPSSSPDNGERQRLPDPPAKRHPSSAQQAGANRPDSHSSPARGEQKPPSRWRHSPASPGPGKEGTPCGRPSERTRSPAPGRKERPGLRDSLSGSPRSRGSGGHQRRRSKSPTAHRARRRHDTDSDD from the exons ATGTTTGGCTCCTCTCGCGGGGGAGTGAGGGGCGGGCAGGACCAGTTCAACTGGGAGGATGTGAAGACAGACAAGCAAAGGGAAAACTACCTGG GGAACTCTCTGATGGCCCCCGTGGGCCGTTGGCAGAAAGGGAAGGACCTCACGTGGTACACCAAGGAGAAGAAAAACGAGGCGGCCCCCTCTCGGACAGAAGAGCTAGCTGCCATCCGGCGGGCAGAAGAGGAGGCCATGCTGGCAGCTTT GGGCTACAAGAACATGAAGAAGCAGCCGACCGGGCTCAGCAAAGAG GATCTTGCTGAAGTCTGCAAACGAGATGGGGCTGAACGGGATGAGAAGAGCGTGGATCGGGTGCTTGGCCTGGGGAGTTCGAG AAGTGCCGGAAGTCGGATGGTCCTCTCCAGAGAAGACAAGGAAGCAGCTAAGCTGGGACTGTCGGTCTTCACG CACCACCAAGTGGTGAGCAGTCCGGAGGTTTCTGTGGCGAAAAGAAAACCGGACAAAGTAGAAGATGCAGAAGCAATACC GCCGGAAGCCGCCAAGAGAtccaggaagaaggagaagaagaagaagaagaaacacaagaaagagaagaaaaaggaaaagcgcCACAAAAAGAAAACTGCTTCCCCTTCCAGTTCCCCGGATAATGGAGAAAG ACAAAGGCTGCCCGACCCCCCTGCCAAGCGCCATCCATCATCAGCCCAGCAGGCCGGAGCCAACCGCCCCGACAGCCATTCATCACCCGCCCGAGGAGAACAGAAACCGCCCAGCAGGTGGCGCCACAGCCCGGCCTCCCCGGGCCCCGGGAAAGAAGGGACCCCCTGCGGCCGGCCCTCAGAGAGGACACGCTCTCCCGCGccggggaggaaggagaggccaGGTTTGAGGGACAGCCTGTCCGGGTCTCCccggagcaggggttcaggggGTCACCAAAGGAGAAGAAGCAAGTCCCCCACGGCGCACAGAGCCAGGAGGAGGCATGACACGGACTCTGACGATTAA
- the ARF1 gene encoding ADP-ribosylation factor 1 has product MGNIFANLFKGLFGKKEMRILMVGLDAAGKTTILYKLKLGEIVTTIPTIGFNVETVEYKNISFTVWDVGGQDKIRPLWRHYFQNTQGLIFVVDSNDRERVNEAREELMRMLAEDELRDAVLLVFANKQDLPNAMNAAEITDKLGLHSLRHRNWYIQATCATSGDGLYEGLDWLSNQLRNQK; this is encoded by the exons ATGGGGAATATTTTCGCTAACCTCTTCAAAGGCCTTTTTGGCAAAAAAGAAATGCGCATACTTATGGTTGGACTGGATGCTGCAGGAAAGACTACTATTTTGTACAAATTGAAACTTGGTGAAATAGTAACTACCATCCCTACTATAG GTTTCAACGTAGAAACAGTAGAATACAAGAACATTAGCTTCACAGTATGGGATGTAGGTGGCCAGGATAAGATCAGGCCTCTCTGGCGCCATTATTTCCAGAATACTCAAG GCTTGATCTTTGTGGTTGACAGCAATGACAGAGAGCGAGTCAACGAGGCTCGAGAAGAACTTATGAGAATGTTGGCCGAAGACGAGCTCAGAGATGCTGTCCTCTTAGTGTTTGCGAACAAACAG GATCTGCCGAATGCGATGAATGCAGCAGAAATCACAGACAAACTAGGACTGCATTCTCTCCGCCACAGGAACTGGTACATCCAGGCCACCTGTGCCACTAGTGGGGACGGTCTCTATGAAGGACTGGACTGGTTGTCCAATCAGCTCCGAAACCAGAAATGA